The Roseicyclus marinus genome has a segment encoding these proteins:
- a CDS encoding lipid-binding SYLF domain-containing protein, whose amino-acid sequence MSNLTRRHFVITGASLPLLAACGNGINSDGAQRIDARANAAQEFMFREVPGTSELAQNARGMLIMPLITEAGFGFGGSYGRGALRINGVTVDYYSAISGTFGLQIGAQQYAHTLFFMTDEALQEFRTSPGWAVGADMRYAAIDQGSSLGVDTTTLADPVIAVIYGQAGLIIGATLDGTRYTRIIP is encoded by the coding sequence ATGAGCAATCTGACCCGTCGTCATTTCGTGATCACCGGCGCATCGCTGCCGCTGCTGGCGGCCTGCGGCAACGGCATCAATTCGGATGGTGCGCAGCGCATCGATGCCCGCGCCAATGCGGCGCAGGAATTCATGTTCCGCGAAGTGCCCGGAACAAGCGAGCTGGCGCAGAATGCGCGCGGCATGCTGATCATGCCCCTGATCACCGAGGCGGGCTTTGGTTTCGGCGGGTCCTACGGGCGCGGCGCCTTGCGCATCAACGGGGTGACGGTCGATTACTATTCCGCGATCTCGGGCACCTTCGGTCTGCAGATCGGGGCGCAGCAATACGCCCATACCCTTTTCTTCATGACGGATGAGGCGCTGCAGGAATTCCGCACATCGCCCGGTTGGGCCGTGGGGGCCGACATGCGTTATGCCGCGATCGACCAGGGCAGCAGTCTCGGGGTCGATACCACGACGCTCGCCGATCCGGTCATCGCGGTGATCTATGGCCAGGCGGGGCTGATCATCGGGGCGACGCTGGACGGGACGCGCTATACCCGCATCATCCCCTGA
- the hemB gene encoding porphobilinogen synthase, giving the protein MPQAPFPVTRHRRLRASLQLRNLVRENELSVNDLIWPVFVRDGDGIEEPIHSMPGVVRRSVDKIVEAAREAASLGIPAICLFPYTDASLKTERCEEAWNPDNLSNRAIRAIRDAGIEIAIMTDIALDPYNINGHDGIVRDGVIVNDETVEALVKMALAQAEAGADILGPSDMMDGRIGAIRKALEAEGHQNVTIMSYAAKFASAFYGPFRDAVGASGALKGDKFTYQIDPANRLAALACVERDLNEGADMVMVKPGLPYLDMVREVKDRFGAPTFAYQVSGEYAMIEAAATNGWIAGDKVMLESLMSFRRAGCDGVLTYFAPRVARILNG; this is encoded by the coding sequence ATGCCCCAGGCCCCCTTCCCCGTCACGCGCCATCGCCGTCTTCGCGCCAGCCTGCAGCTGCGCAACCTGGTGCGTGAGAACGAGTTGAGCGTGAACGATCTGATCTGGCCGGTTTTCGTGCGCGACGGCGACGGGATCGAGGAACCCATTCACTCCATGCCGGGCGTCGTGCGGCGTTCGGTCGACAAGATCGTGGAAGCCGCGCGCGAGGCGGCCTCGCTCGGCATTCCGGCGATCTGCCTGTTTCCCTATACCGATGCCAGCCTCAAGACGGAGCGCTGCGAGGAGGCATGGAACCCCGACAACCTGTCCAACCGCGCGATCCGCGCGATCCGGGACGCGGGCATCGAGATCGCGATCATGACCGATATCGCGCTCGACCCCTACAACATCAACGGCCATGACGGGATCGTGCGCGACGGTGTGATCGTGAATGACGAAACCGTCGAGGCCTTGGTCAAGATGGCGCTGGCGCAGGCGGAGGCAGGCGCCGATATCCTTGGACCGTCGGACATGATGGACGGACGGATCGGCGCGATCCGAAAGGCGCTGGAGGCCGAGGGGCACCAGAACGTCACGATCATGTCCTATGCCGCGAAATTCGCCAGCGCCTTTTACGGTCCGTTCCGCGATGCGGTGGGCGCGTCGGGCGCGCTCAAGGGCGACAAGTTCACCTATCAGATCGATCCGGCCAACCGGCTGGCGGCGCTGGCCTGCGTGGAACGCGACCTGAACGAGGGCGCGGATATGGTCATGGTCAAGCCCGGCCTGCCCTATCTCGACATGGTGCGCGAGGTTAAGGACCGTTTCGGCGCGCCGACCTTTGCCTATCAGGTGAGCGGCGAATACGCGATGATCGAGGCGGCGGCGACCAATGGCTGGATCGCGGGTGACAAGGTGATGCTCGAAAGCCTGATGTCCTTCCGCCGCGCGGGCTGCGACGGGGTGCTGACCTATTTCGCGCCGCGTGTGGCGCGCATCCTCAACGGATAG
- a CDS encoding component of SufBCD complex, translating into MDFLDLVTQVIDLRSFSNLWYWMVLAILWSTLSHWVLGIPHDMIQRARRGDEESLHDLRILAEIHSRRVRKLADLSGVLMVAASAFVLSALAVLGWVYGIEFCQAILLLILPLLLVTALSIHTAHSLIETGFENLPNRLRQHRLMVQGMGVIFIFLTAFWGMYVNLSVSRLY; encoded by the coding sequence GTGGATTTCCTCGACCTTGTCACTCAGGTCATCGACCTCAGGTCGTTCTCCAACCTGTGGTACTGGATGGTGCTGGCCATCTTGTGGTCGACCCTGTCGCATTGGGTGCTCGGCATTCCCCATGACATGATCCAACGGGCGCGGCGCGGCGATGAGGAAAGCCTGCATGACCTGCGCATCCTTGCCGAGATCCACAGCCGTCGCGTCCGGAAACTGGCCGATCTCTCGGGGGTTCTCATGGTCGCGGCCTCTGCCTTCGTTCTCAGCGCACTGGCGGTTCTGGGCTGGGTCTACGGGATCGAGTTCTGCCAGGCGATCTTGCTGTTGATCCTGCCGCTCCTGCTTGTCACCGCCTTGTCGATCCATACCGCCCACAGCCTGATCGAAACTGGCTTCGAGAACCTGCCCAACCGCCTGCGACAGCACCGGCTGATGGTGCAGGGCATGGGGGTGATCTTCATCTTCCTCACCGCGTTCTGGGGCATGTACGTCAACCTGTCGGTCAGCCGCCTGTATTGA
- the mfd gene encoding transcription-repair coupling factor produces MTQAPSHILASGTPEGFDATMVLRELAQGGGAPVLHIARDDKRMAAMARALAFFDPTVPVLMFPGWDCLPYDRVSPNPEISAARMATLAALAGGLSGAFVVLTTLNAATQYLPPRDLLRASAFVATVGGRIDEGALKDFLVRMGFSQTPTVTEPGDYAVRGGIIDVWPPGESGPVRLDLFGDVLDGARRFDPATQRTTEKLERVELAPVSEVVLDEAAITRFRQNYRIEFGAAGTDDPLYEAVSAGRKHQGVEHWLPFFHERLETLFDYLPKARITLDDQTTPQRLARWETISDQYDTRKTALTQKGRLDTVYKPVPPGLLYLDDAAWTKAVAGHRVVQFAPIPAAPGPGIIDAGGRVGRNFAPERQNESLSLFGALADHVQALRKDSAVIIASWSEGARERLHGLLQDQGLSDAKLVADARALGPKGSLNLVVWPLEEGFTGAGLAVISEQDVLGDRLIRPKRKTKRAENYLTEAQSLSPGDLVVHVDHGVGRYKGLETVTAMGAPHECLLLEYAGGDRLYLPVENIELLSRYGHDEGLLDKLGGGAWQAKKARLKERIRQIADKLIRIAAERLLRKAPILEPPGDMWEAFCARFPYEETDDQLAAISDVLEDLEAGRPMDRLVVGDVGFGKTEVAMRAAFVAAAQGLQVAVIAPTTLLARQHAKTFADRFRGFPVNVRQLSRFVSQKEASETKKGMADGTVDIVIGTHALLAKGIRFQNLGLMIVDEEQRFGVNHKERLKEMRSDVHVLTLSATPIPRTLQMSLSGVRDLSMIGTPPVDRLAIRTYVSEFDAVTIREALLREHYRGGQSFYVVPRIEDLPEIEAFLRDQVPEVSFVVAHGQMAAGELDDRMVAFYDGKYDVLLATTIVESGIDIPTANTMVIHRADMFGLAQLYQIRGRVGRAKTRAYAYLTTKPRQKLTPAAEKRLRVLGSLDSLGAGFTIASQDLDIRGAGNIVGEEQSGHVKEVGFELYQSMLEEAITRIRSGEDEGLPGDGGQWSPQINLGVPVLIPETYVPDLDVRLGLYRRLSQLETKVDLEGFAAELIDRFGTLPKEVNTLLLVVRIKAMCKRAHIARLDAGPKGATVQFHMDKFPNPKGLVDFVQAEKGEAKVKDNKIVVRRDWSSEAEKIKGAFAIARDLAVHAAGKAA; encoded by the coding sequence ATGACCCAAGCGCCCAGCCACATCCTCGCCTCCGGCACGCCCGAAGGGTTCGACGCCACCATGGTCTTGCGCGAACTGGCGCAGGGCGGCGGCGCGCCCGTGCTGCATATCGCCCGCGATGACAAGCGCATGGCGGCCATGGCGCGCGCTTTGGCCTTTTTCGATCCGACCGTCCCGGTCCTGATGTTTCCGGGCTGGGATTGCCTGCCCTATGACCGCGTATCCCCCAACCCCGAGATATCGGCCGCGCGGATGGCGACGCTTGCCGCCCTTGCCGGCGGGTTGTCGGGGGCCTTTGTCGTCCTGACCACGCTCAATGCCGCAACCCAATACCTGCCCCCGCGCGATCTTTTGCGCGCCTCGGCCTTCGTGGCGACGGTCGGTGGCCGCATCGATGAGGGCGCGCTCAAGGATTTCCTTGTGCGCATGGGCTTTTCGCAGACGCCGACCGTCACCGAACCGGGCGATTACGCGGTGCGCGGCGGCATCATCGATGTCTGGCCGCCGGGCGAAAGCGGCCCTGTGCGGCTTGATCTGTTCGGTGATGTCCTCGACGGCGCGCGGCGGTTCGACCCGGCCACGCAACGCACCACCGAAAAGCTGGAACGGGTGGAGCTTGCGCCCGTGTCCGAGGTCGTTCTGGACGAGGCCGCGATCACGCGGTTCCGGCAGAATTACCGCATCGAATTCGGCGCGGCGGGCACCGACGATCCGCTCTACGAAGCCGTCAGCGCAGGGCGCAAGCATCAGGGCGTCGAACATTGGCTGCCCTTCTTTCACGAAAGGCTCGAGACGCTCTTCGACTACCTTCCAAAGGCGCGGATCACGCTTGACGACCAGACTACGCCGCAACGGCTGGCGCGCTGGGAAACCATTTCCGATCAATATGATACGCGCAAGACTGCCCTGACCCAGAAGGGGCGTCTGGATACGGTCTACAAACCGGTTCCACCGGGTCTTCTGTATCTCGACGATGCGGCATGGACCAAGGCGGTGGCGGGCCATCGCGTCGTGCAATTCGCGCCGATCCCGGCCGCACCGGGCCCCGGCATCATCGATGCGGGCGGGCGTGTGGGGCGCAATTTCGCGCCCGAGCGTCAAAATGAATCCTTGAGCCTTTTCGGGGCTTTGGCGGATCATGTTCAAGCTTTGCGCAAAGACAGCGCCGTCATCATCGCCTCCTGGTCCGAAGGGGCGCGGGAACGCCTGCACGGGCTTTTGCAAGATCAGGGTTTGAGCGATGCGAAACTTGTCGCCGATGCCCGCGCACTTGGCCCGAAAGGCAGCCTGAACCTTGTCGTCTGGCCGCTGGAGGAAGGGTTCACCGGCGCGGGCCTTGCCGTCATCTCGGAACAGGATGTTCTGGGCGACCGGCTTATCCGCCCGAAAAGAAAGACGAAACGGGCCGAAAACTACCTGACCGAGGCGCAATCTCTGAGCCCCGGCGATCTGGTCGTGCATGTCGATCACGGGGTCGGGCGCTACAAGGGGCTCGAGACCGTCACGGCCATGGGCGCGCCCCATGAATGCCTGCTCTTGGAATATGCGGGCGGGGATCGCCTGTATCTTCCTGTTGAAAACATTGAACTTCTCAGCCGCTATGGCCATGACGAAGGGCTTTTGGACAAGCTCGGCGGCGGCGCGTGGCAGGCCAAGAAGGCGCGGCTCAAGGAACGGATCCGGCAGATCGCGGACAAGCTGATCCGCATTGCCGCCGAACGCCTGCTGCGCAAAGCCCCCATCCTCGAGCCGCCCGGCGACATGTGGGAGGCGTTCTGCGCGCGCTTCCCCTACGAGGAAACCGACGACCAGCTGGCGGCGATTTCCGATGTATTGGAAGACCTTGAGGCCGGTCGCCCGATGGATCGGCTTGTCGTGGGCGATGTCGGTTTCGGCAAGACCGAAGTGGCGATGCGCGCGGCATTTGTCGCGGCGGCCCAAGGCCTGCAGGTGGCGGTGATCGCGCCCACGACGCTTCTGGCGCGCCAGCATGCCAAGACTTTTGCCGATAGATTCCGGGGGTTTCCGGTCAATGTCCGGCAGTTGAGCCGCTTTGTCAGCCAGAAAGAGGCGAGCGAGACCAAGAAGGGCATGGCGGATGGCACGGTCGATATCGTGATCGGCACCCATGCGCTGCTCGCCAAGGGGATCAGGTTCCAGAACCTTGGGTTGATGATCGTCGACGAAGAACAAAGGTTCGGCGTCAACCACAAGGAAAGATTGAAGGAAATGCGCTCGGACGTGCATGTCCTGACGCTGTCGGCCACGCCCATTCCGCGCACGCTGCAAATGTCGCTTTCGGGTGTGCGCGACCTGTCGATGATCGGCACGCCGCCTGTCGACCGGCTTGCGATCCGGACCTATGTCAGCGAATTCGACGCTGTCACCATCCGCGAGGCGCTGCTGCGAGAGCATTACCGGGGCGGCCAAAGCTTCTACGTCGTGCCCCGGATCGAGGATCTGCCTGAAATCGAAGCATTTTTGCGCGATCAGGTGCCCGAGGTCAGCTTTGTCGTGGCGCATGGCCAGATGGCGGCGGGCGAGCTGGATGACCGGATGGTGGCCTTTTACGACGGGAAATACGACGTGCTGCTGGCCACGACCATCGTGGAAAGCGGCATCGACATTCCGACCGCCAATACCATGGTCATCCACCGCGCGGACATGTTCGGGCTGGCGCAGCTCTACCAGATCCGGGGGCGCGTGGGCCGTGCAAAAACAAGGGCTTACGCCTATCTGACGACCAAGCCGCGGCAGAAACTGACGCCTGCGGCGGAAAAGCGACTGCGGGTTCTGGGAAGTCTCGACTCGCTTGGGGCGGGGTTCACCATCGCGTCCCAGGACCTCGATATCCGCGGCGCGGGCAATATCGTGGGCGAGGAGCAATCGGGGCATGTGAAGGAGGTGGGGTTCGAGCTCTACCAATCCATGCTGGAGGAGGCGATCACGCGCATCCGGTCGGGCGAGGACGAGGGGTTGCCGGGGGATGGCGGGCAATGGTCGCCGCAGATCAACCTGGGCGTTCCTGTCTTGATTCCAGAGACTTACGTGCCGGACCTCGATGTGCGGCTGGGGCTTTACCGGCGTTTGTCGCAGCTGGAGACCAAGGTGGATCTCGAAGGCTTCGCCGCCGAACTGATCGACCGGTTCGGGACTTTGCCCAAGGAAGTCAACACCTTGCTGCTCGTTGTTCGCATCAAGGCGATGTGCAAGCGCGCCCATATCGCGCGGCTGGATGCGGGACCGAAGGGTGCCACCGTCCAGTTCCACATGGATAAATTCCCCAATCCCAAGGGCTTGGTGGACTTTGTTCAAGCGGAAAAGGGCGAGGCCAAGGTCAAGGACAACAAGATCGTGGTGCGCCGCGACTGGTCGAGCGAGGCCGAGAAGATCAAGGGCGCCTTTGCCATCGCGCGCGATCTGGCGGTGCATGCGGCGGGCAAGGCGGCCTGA
- a CDS encoding MFS transporter, whose product MTEASAPIPRLARGEFIALMGMIFATVAFSIDAMLPALPDIAGTLAPHDPNLAQLVLTSFVLGLGIGTLFTGPLSDSFGRKPVILAGAALYVLGAILAYVAPSLELLLAARLLQGLGAAGPRVVATAIIRDLYSGRQMAQIVSFAMLIFTIFPAVAPMIGAAIIWGFGWRAIFLAFLVFSALSVGWLLIRQAETLPRPARRPFQAAPLLAALRETLGLRQMQLSILVQTLVFGTLFGTISSIQPIFETVFDRAGSFPYWFALIAAVAAPAAPVNGMLVVRLGMRPLVRRALFLQMLASGAVAAMLAVALSDQAAFWVFFAWSCSVFALAGFTIGNLNALALEPLGHVAGMAASVMGALATVGGAILGAIIGQFFDGTPLPLILAAALLSGLGALVMIWMPRDRG is encoded by the coding sequence ATGACAGAGGCGAGCGCCCCGATCCCGCGGCTTGCGCGTGGCGAATTCATCGCGCTGATGGGGATGATCTTTGCCACCGTCGCCTTCTCCATCGACGCGATGCTGCCCGCGCTCCCCGACATCGCGGGCACGCTTGCGCCCCATGACCCCAATCTCGCGCAACTGGTGCTCACCAGCTTCGTTCTGGGCCTCGGCATCGGCACGCTCTTCACCGGGCCGCTTTCGGACAGTTTCGGTCGCAAGCCCGTGATCCTTGCGGGGGCGGCGCTTTACGTGCTGGGCGCGATCCTCGCCTATGTCGCGCCCTCGCTCGAACTTCTGCTGGCCGCCCGCCTCCTCCAGGGCCTTGGGGCCGCCGGTCCGCGCGTGGTGGCCACCGCCATCATCCGCGACCTCTATTCCGGTCGCCAGATGGCCCAGATCGTCAGCTTCGCCATGCTGATCTTCACCATCTTTCCCGCCGTCGCCCCCATGATCGGGGCGGCGATCATCTGGGGCTTCGGCTGGCGCGCGATCTTTTTGGCCTTTCTCGTCTTTTCCGCCCTGTCGGTCGGCTGGCTCCTGATCCGGCAGGCCGAAACCCTGCCGCGCCCCGCACGCCGTCCCTTTCAGGCAGCCCCCCTTCTGGCCGCTCTGCGCGAGACGCTTGGCTTGCGCCAGATGCAGCTCTCGATCCTGGTCCAAACCCTCGTTTTCGGCACGCTTTTCGGCACGATCTCTTCGATCCAGCCGATTTTCGAAACCGTCTTCGACCGCGCGGGCAGCTTTCCCTATTGGTTCGCGCTCATCGCCGCCGTCGCGGCCCCTGCCGCCCCCGTCAACGGCATGCTTGTGGTCCGCCTCGGGATGCGCCCCCTCGTGCGCCGCGCGCTCTTCCTCCAGATGCTCGCCTCGGGCGCCGTCGCGGCAATGCTCGCCGTCGCGCTGTCGGATCAGGCGGCCTTCTGGGTCTTTTTCGCATGGTCATGCAGCGTCTTTGCGCTGGCGGGCTTCACCATCGGCAATCTGAACGCGCTGGCGCTCGAACCCTTGGGCCATGTCGCGGGGATGGCGGCCTCGGTCATGGGGGCGCTCGCGACCGTCGGCGGGGCGATCCTCGGCGCGATCATCGGGCAGTTTTTCGACGGCACGCCCCTGCCCCTGATCCTTGCGGCGGCGCTCCTCTCGGGGCTCGGCGCGCTGGTCATGATCTGGATGCCGCGCGACCGGGGATAG
- a CDS encoding DsbA family oxidoreductase: protein MIKLDILSDPICPWCYIGWTNLARALEARPDHPFAIEWHPFQLNPDMPPGGMDRRAYLEAKFGGKDRAVQAYLPVLQHAEGAGLTLNLDAIARTPNTLDAHRLIHWAGIEGRQTPVVLALFRANFTDGRDIGDPETLADIARDAGMDRAMVATLLAGDADAADIAARDAHARSRGVTGVPTFVIDSQHVLTGAQPTETWLSVIDEITAQLSDQTP, encoded by the coding sequence ATGATCAAACTCGACATTCTCTCCGACCCGATCTGCCCCTGGTGCTACATCGGCTGGACGAACCTCGCCCGCGCGCTCGAGGCGCGGCCGGACCACCCTTTCGCCATCGAATGGCACCCGTTCCAGCTCAACCCCGACATGCCGCCGGGCGGCATGGACCGCCGCGCCTATCTCGAGGCGAAATTCGGCGGCAAGGATCGGGCGGTTCAGGCCTATCTCCCCGTCCTCCAGCATGCCGAAGGCGCGGGCCTCACCCTCAATCTCGATGCCATCGCCCGCACCCCCAACACGCTTGACGCCCACCGCCTGATCCATTGGGCGGGGATCGAGGGGCGGCAAACCCCCGTGGTCCTGGCGCTCTTCCGCGCCAATTTCACCGATGGCCGCGACATCGGCGACCCCGAGACGCTGGCCGATATCGCTCGGGACGCGGGCATGGACCGCGCCATGGTCGCAACGCTGCTCGCAGGCGATGCCGATGCCGCCGATATCGCCGCCCGCGACGCCCATGCCCGCTCGCGCGGCGTCACCGGCGTGCCCACCTTCGTCATCGACAGCCAGCATGTGCTGACCGGCGCGCAACCGACCGAAACCTGGCTCTCCGTCATCGACGAGATCACGGCCCAGCTCTCGGATCAGACCCCGTGA
- a CDS encoding class I adenylate-forming enzyme family protein, with amino-acid sequence MQSCPSPYNLAQDVLAAGRATPDKIALAVLGPARADRWSFARLERAVLGLAGALLAEGFAPGDRMLLRLGNTPEFPVAFLGAIAAGLVPIPTAEGLTPPELDRLMPLIAPRAILAAPGITLPEAPPCPVLTGLSALMDQTPAPYAMGDPDRLAYVVFTSGSSGSPKPVAHAHRALHARRMMWDGWYGLTPSDRVLHAGAFNWTFTLGTGLLDPWSIGATALIPAPGTSPETLPLLLKRHDATIFASVPGIFRKLLAADAPLSLPKLRHALAAGEKLPETLRARWQSATGTPIHEALGMSECSTFISGSPARPAPADTLGYAQPGRRIAILTPEGAMVPTGETGILAIHRDDPGLMLGYIGPSGTDLPLTGDWFLTGDLVSQDPCGALRYHGRRDDLMTTGGFRISPLEVEAAFQGAPGLTDCAASPVTIKAETEIIALAHSGTATEDALRALAQARLAPYKQPRLYIALPALPRSPNGKLDRRALRQLLKDWT; translated from the coding sequence ATGCAATCCTGCCCCAGCCCCTACAACCTGGCCCAAGACGTGCTGGCCGCAGGCCGCGCCACGCCCGACAAGATCGCGCTGGCCGTGCTTGGCCCCGCCCGCGCCGACCGCTGGAGCTTTGCGCGCCTCGAACGCGCCGTTCTGGGCCTGGCCGGCGCGCTTCTGGCCGAGGGCTTCGCACCGGGTGACCGCATGCTCCTGCGGCTCGGCAACACGCCCGAATTCCCCGTGGCCTTTCTGGGCGCCATCGCCGCAGGCCTCGTGCCCATCCCCACGGCCGAGGGCCTGACCCCGCCCGAACTCGACCGGCTGATGCCCCTCATCGCGCCGCGCGCAATCCTTGCCGCGCCGGGGATCACCCTGCCCGAAGCGCCGCCCTGCCCCGTCCTGACGGGGCTTTCGGCGCTCATGGATCAGACGCCTGCCCCTTACGCCATGGGCGATCCCGACAGGCTCGCCTATGTCGTCTTCACCTCCGGTTCCTCGGGCAGCCCCAAACCCGTCGCCCATGCCCATCGCGCGCTCCATGCCCGCCGCATGATGTGGGACGGCTGGTATGGGCTGACGCCATCCGACCGGGTGCTCCATGCCGGGGCCTTCAACTGGACCTTCACGCTCGGCACGGGCCTGCTCGATCCCTGGTCCATCGGCGCGACCGCCCTCATCCCCGCGCCGGGAACCTCGCCCGAAACCCTGCCGCTCCTGCTCAAACGCCATGACGCGACGATTTTCGCTTCTGTGCCCGGCATCTTCCGCAAGCTCCTGGCCGCCGATGCGCCCCTATCGCTCCCCAAGCTGCGCCATGCGCTCGCAGCGGGCGAGAAGCTGCCCGAAACCCTGCGCGCCCGCTGGCAATCGGCCACCGGCACCCCGATCCATGAGGCGCTCGGCATGTCCGAATGCTCCACCTTCATCTCGGGCAGCCCCGCCCGCCCCGCGCCTGCCGACACGCTGGGCTATGCCCAGCCGGGCCGCCGCATCGCGATCCTGACGCCCGAGGGGGCGATGGTCCCCACGGGCGAAACCGGCATCCTCGCCATCCACCGGGACGATCCGGGCCTGATGCTGGGCTATATCGGCCCCTCCGGCACCGACCTGCCGCTCACGGGCGACTGGTTTCTCACCGGCGATCTCGTGTCGCAAGATCCCTGTGGCGCGCTCCGCTACCACGGGCGACGCGACGACCTGATGACCACCGGCGGCTTTCGCATCTCGCCGCTCGAGGTCGAAGCCGCCTTTCAGGGCGCGCCGGGTCTGACCGATTGCGCCGCCAGCCCCGTCACGATCAAGGCCGAGACCGAGATCATCGCGCTCGCCCATAGCGGCACCGCGACCGAGGATGCCTTGCGCGCGCTGGCACAGGCCCGCCTCGCCCCCTACAAGCAACCCCGCCTCTATATCGCGCTCCCCGCCCTGCCCCGCTCGCCCAATGGCAAGCTCGACCGCCGCGCGCTGCGCCAGCTTCTGAAGGACTGGACATGA
- a CDS encoding helix-turn-helix domain-containing protein codes for MKDEPSLIRLARESGEDSPPQPVDLGQRVRDLRRARDWTLEQAASQAGLARSTLSKIENGQMSPTYEALKKLAQGLGITVPQLFTPPTDPKVNGRMAVTRQGEGQAHATATYEHELLAGSLTRKAMLPYRARIRARSFEEFDGWVRHDGEEFLYVLTGVVRLMTEFYAPVDLKRGESAYYDASMGHNVISLSEDDAVILWVTSL; via the coding sequence ATGAAGGATGAACCGAGCCTGATCCGTCTTGCCCGTGAAAGCGGGGAGGACAGCCCGCCGCAACCCGTCGACCTTGGCCAGCGGGTGCGCGACCTGCGCCGTGCGCGCGACTGGACGCTGGAACAGGCGGCAAGCCAGGCTGGGCTGGCGCGATCGACGCTGTCCAAGATCGAGAACGGGCAGATGTCGCCCACCTACGAGGCGCTCAAGAAACTGGCGCAGGGCCTGGGGATCACGGTGCCGCAGCTTTTCACGCCGCCCACCGATCCGAAGGTGAACGGGCGCATGGCCGTGACGCGGCAGGGCGAGGGGCAGGCCCATGCGACCGCGACCTATGAACACGAGCTTTTGGCCGGCAGCCTGACGCGCAAGGCGATGCTGCCCTATCGCGCGCGCATCAGGGCGCGCAGTTTCGAGGAATTCGACGGCTGGGTGCGCCATGACGGCGAGGAATTTCTCTATGTGCTGACCGGGGTCGTGCGGCTGATGACCGAGTTTTACGCGCCCGTGGACCTCAAGCGGGGCGAGAGCGCCTATTACGACGCCTCGATGGGGCATAACGTGATCTCGCTTTCGGAAGATGATGCGGTGATCTTGTGGGTGACATCGCTGTGA
- a CDS encoding patatin-like phospholipase family protein, producing MATKRINLALQGGGAHGAFTWGALDRLLDEPGIEIAGMSGTSAGALNGSAVKAGLVQGSRAAAQDNLHWLWEQVGAITDPALAPWLAAAAPDAISAAIEASLPFAIADSIGRMISPYATGPFYTNPLERIVTRFHYDKVCAGSGPVLAICATNVRSGKIRVFQGAEITPLSLMASACLPTLFRAVEIEDPATGRTEAYWDGGYTGNPALFPLFAPDLPDDIVVVNINPLWRDEIPTSARAIQNRINEISFNASLLRDLRAIAFVQRLIEEGRMEEGRMKRVRVHMVSDDALMRQLSVATKIVPVPAVLHQLHEAGRAAADGFLRDHVDAIGKTGSVDLARMFG from the coding sequence ATGGCGACGAAGCGGATCAACCTGGCCCTGCAAGGCGGCGGCGCGCATGGGGCCTTTACCTGGGGGGCGCTGGACCGCCTGCTGGACGAGCCGGGGATCGAGATCGCGGGCATGTCGGGCACATCGGCCGGCGCGCTGAACGGGTCGGCGGTCAAGGCGGGCCTCGTGCAGGGAAGCCGGGCGGCGGCACAAGACAATTTGCACTGGCTCTGGGAACAGGTGGGCGCGATCACCGATCCGGCCCTCGCGCCCTGGCTGGCCGCCGCCGCCCCCGATGCGATCAGCGCCGCGATCGAGGCCTCGCTTCCCTTCGCCATCGCCGACAGCATCGGGCGCATGATCAGCCCCTATGCCACGGGCCCGTTCTACACCAACCCGCTCGAACGGATCGTCACGCGCTTTCACTATGACAAGGTCTGCGCAGGCAGCGGCCCCGTGCTTGCCATCTGCGCCACCAATGTCCGCAGCGGCAAGATCCGCGTCTTTCAAGGGGCCGAGATCACGCCGCTCTCGCTCATGGCCTCGGCCTGCCTGCCCACGCTCTTTCGCGCCGTCGAGATCGAGGATCCCGCCACCGGCCGGACCGAGGCCTATTGGGACGGCGGCTATACCGGCAACCCGGCGCTGTTCCCACTCTTCGCGCCCGATCTGCCCGACGATATCGTGGTGGTGAACATCAACCCGCTCTGGCGCGACGAGATCCCGACCAGCGCCCGCGCGATCCAGAACCGGATCAACGAGATCAGTTTCAACGCCTCGCTCCTGCGCGACTTGCGCGCCATCGCCTTCGTGCAGCGCCTGATCGAGGAGGGCCGGATGGAAGAGGGTCGGATGAAACGGGTGCGCGTCCACATGGTCTCGGACGATGCGCTGATGCGGCAATTGTCGGTCGCAACCAAGATCGTGCCGGTGCCCGCCGTCCTGCACCAGCTCCATGAGGCCGGTCGCGCCGCCGCCGACGGCTTTTTGCGCGACCATGTCGACGCCATCGGCAAAACCGGCAGCGTCGATCTGGCCCGGATGTTTGGCTGA